In Pseudomonadota bacterium, the following proteins share a genomic window:
- a CDS encoding FAD-dependent oxidoreductase, with product MENVIALKDNIQQICKNLSDSNFGDVMVVGGGISGIQASLDLATAGFKVYLVEKAPSIGGHMAQLDKTFPTNDCSMUILAPKLVEVGRHPNIEVLTYTEVDSVEGQAGNFNVTLIRKPRYILEDKCTGCTVCVEYCPVKYPDQYNQEISMNKAVHVYFAQAIPLITYIDESCLYLKEGKCRICEAVCKNNAIDLNQAPEKVDINVGAIILSQGIEPYDPKVRKEYKYEEFVNVVTSMDYERLLCSTGPYGGEVLRGSDLKHPHNIAWIQCIGSRQVIEGGNSYCSAVCCAYTQKHVILTKDHDAGAKCTIFHNDIRSYGKDFERFYQRTEALADVRFFRTYPTIVREDPITKNVTIRYTTTDEGVKEEEFDMVVLSIGLNPPLGVKDIAQKYGIELESHDFAKLNPVNPMETNRSGIFVTGGMQGPLDIPESVFSASGAGSQIGELLDYRRGNLSKERVYPPEKDLSQEEPRVGVFVCHCGANIGRIVNVPGTVEYCKTLPNVVYAQEQLFSCATNSAKQITDMINEKNLNRVVVAACSPRTLEPLFRDTLREAGINQYYYEMANIREHNSWVHSKEKEEATEKAHDIIRMSVARACQLEPLQEFDLSVDKRALIVGGGIAGMNSALSIANQGHEVYIVEKDKDLGGMARKIHTTLEKLDVQAYLRDLIKKIYQHPLIHVYTDATITSATGYVGNFVTTISSDRGVTEIKHGAVVIAIGLDMYTPTEYLYGEDDRVMTHLELEEKIFSNDEKVVNAQSLVMIQCVGCRNEERNYCSRICCSESVKNALLLKEKNPNMDIYILFRDMRTYGFKEDFYREAAGKEVKFIRYEPEAPPQIEPGESDEDGRPVLKVTAIDYILGDQVEIAADIIALAAAVVPSAATKEVANLFKVTLSPDGFYKEAHVKLKPVEFATDGVYLCGMAHYPKFIQESINQAYGAAGRALTLLSHDIVVASGSVCMVDEKKCMGCGACVAVCTYGALELHDTKQGKKVAVNPVLCKGDGLCNAKCPTAAISLKHYTNEEVLSEIDAMTSEEEIIQQIDAAGNE from the coding sequence ATGGAAAATGTAATAGCGCTAAAAGACAATATTCAACAGATTTGTAAGAATCTTAGCGACAGCAATTTCGGAGACGTAATGGTTGTTGGTGGAGGCATAAGCGGCATCCAGGCATCTCTTGACCTTGCTACTGCCGGTTTCAAGGTATACCTGGTTGAAAAGGCGCCGAGCATAGGTGGCCACATGGCCCAGCTTGACAAGACCTTTCCGACCAATGACTGCTCGATGTGAATACTCGCACCGAAACTGGTCGAGGTCGGCCGGCATCCAAACATAGAGGTTCTTACTTATACAGAAGTTGATAGTGTAGAAGGACAAGCAGGAAATTTTAACGTAACACTAATTAGAAAGCCCAGGTATATTCTCGAAGACAAATGTACCGGTTGCACTGTCTGCGTGGAATATTGTCCCGTCAAATATCCTGATCAATATAATCAGGAAATATCGATGAATAAAGCTGTCCATGTGTATTTTGCTCAGGCAATCCCGCTTATCACATATATTGATGAAAGCTGCCTTTACCTGAAAGAGGGCAAATGCCGTATCTGCGAAGCAGTGTGTAAAAATAACGCCATAGATTTAAATCAAGCCCCGGAAAAGGTAGATATAAATGTAGGGGCCATAATTCTGTCTCAGGGTATTGAGCCATATGATCCCAAGGTGAGGAAGGAATATAAATACGAAGAGTTCGTAAATGTGGTAACCAGTATGGACTATGAGCGTCTTCTGTGCTCCACCGGACCTTACGGAGGCGAGGTACTCCGTGGTTCCGACTTGAAGCACCCCCATAACATAGCCTGGATTCAGTGCATCGGTTCCCGACAGGTTATCGAAGGCGGCAACAGCTATTGTTCGGCAGTATGCTGCGCCTATACACAGAAGCATGTAATTCTCACAAAAGACCATGACGCAGGGGCAAAGTGTACAATATTTCATAACGATATCCGTTCCTACGGGAAGGATTTCGAGCGGTTCTATCAGAGAACAGAAGCACTTGCCGATGTTCGTTTTTTCAGAACCTATCCAACGATAGTAAGAGAAGATCCAATAACGAAAAATGTTACCATACGGTACACTACAACTGATGAGGGAGTAAAAGAGGAAGAATTCGACATGGTAGTGTTATCCATCGGATTGAATCCTCCTCTCGGTGTGAAGGATATCGCACAGAAATACGGTATTGAACTCGAATCTCATGATTTTGCAAAACTCAACCCCGTTAATCCTATGGAGACAAACAGATCCGGCATCTTTGTGACCGGAGGTATGCAAGGACCCCTCGATATCCCCGAGTCTGTTTTTTCTGCCAGCGGAGCCGGTTCCCAGATCGGAGAACTTCTTGATTACCGCCGGGGAAATCTTTCCAAAGAAAGGGTATATCCCCCTGAAAAAGATCTCTCCCAGGAGGAGCCGAGGGTAGGCGTCTTTGTCTGTCATTGCGGAGCTAATATCGGAAGGATAGTGAATGTTCCCGGAACGGTTGAATACTGCAAGACCTTACCCAATGTTGTCTATGCTCAGGAACAGCTCTTTTCCTGCGCCACCAACTCTGCAAAACAAATAACCGATATGATAAATGAAAAAAATCTCAACCGGGTAGTTGTGGCTGCCTGCAGCCCCAGGACCCTTGAACCCCTGTTCCGCGATACACTCCGTGAGGCGGGAATTAATCAGTATTATTACGAAATGGCCAATATCCGGGAGCATAACTCCTGGGTCCACTCGAAAGAGAAGGAAGAAGCTACTGAAAAGGCACATGATATAATCCGGATGTCGGTAGCCAGAGCATGTCAGTTGGAACCCCTACAGGAATTTGATCTGTCGGTTGATAAAAGAGCGTTAATAGTCGGCGGAGGCATAGCCGGCATGAATAGTGCACTCTCCATTGCAAACCAGGGACACGAAGTGTACATAGTGGAAAAGGATAAAGACCTTGGCGGAATGGCCCGGAAGATTCATACCACCCTTGAAAAACTGGATGTTCAGGCCTATCTGCGTGATCTTATAAAAAAGATATATCAGCATCCATTGATACATGTATATACGGATGCGACAATAACATCGGCCACAGGATATGTGGGGAACTTCGTAACCACTATCAGTTCCGATAGAGGAGTTACAGAGATAAAACATGGCGCAGTCGTCATCGCAATCGGTTTGGATATGTATACACCTACGGAATACCTGTATGGTGAAGACGACAGAGTCATGACACATCTTGAATTAGAAGAGAAGATCTTCAGTAATGATGAAAAAGTAGTAAACGCACAAAGTCTCGTGATGATCCAGTGCGTAGGCTGCAGAAACGAAGAGAGAAACTATTGCAGCAGAATATGTTGCAGTGAGTCTGTAAAAAACGCCCTGCTGCTGAAAGAGAAAAACCCCAATATGGATATTTACATCCTCTTCCGGGATATGAGAACCTACGGGTTTAAAGAAGATTTTTACCGGGAAGCGGCAGGCAAGGAAGTAAAATTCATCCGTTATGAACCTGAGGCTCCACCCCAGATAGAACCCGGTGAGTCGGATGAGGATGGCCGCCCTGTTCTTAAAGTTACTGCTATTGATTACATTCTCGGTGACCAGGTGGAAATAGCTGCCGATATCATTGCCTTAGCTGCTGCTGTTGTACCCTCTGCAGCAACAAAGGAAGTAGCCAACTTATTCAAGGTAACGCTGAGCCCTGATGGTTTCTACAAAGAAGCTCATGTTAAATTAAAACCTGTTGAGTTTGCAACAGATGGCGTTTACCTTTGCGGCATGGCTCACTATCCCAAGTTTATACAGGAATCAATTAACCAGGCATATGGAGCAGCAGGCCGGGCATTGACGCTTCTTTCACACGATATTGTCGTGGCCTCCGGTTCTGTCTGCATGGTAGATGAGAAGAAGTGCATGGGTTGCGGGGCATGCGTTGCAGTCTGCACGTATGGCGCCCTGGAACTTCACGATACAAAACAAGGTAAAAAAGTTGCAGTAAATCCTGTCCTCTGTAAAGGAGATGGCCTCTGTAATGCAAAGTGTCCGACAGCGGCTATTTCACTTAAGCATTATACCAATGAAGAGGTCTTGAGTGAAATTGATGCCATGACTTCAGAGGAAGAGATTATACAGCAAATCGATGCAGCCGGCAATGAGTAG
- a CDS encoding hydrogenase iron-sulfur subunit → MSAGLKFKPKVLGFACNWUAYGAADLAGVSRLQYTTEMRLIRVMCSGRVDMAFVLKAFSNGIDGVFIGACHLNECNYITHGNYQALNMVLLLKKIMERIGLNPQRLRIQFMSGAEANVFVESTNDFIKKIKELGPIGKSEGIEKNELNTRLAQVKKLVPYIKIVKNEKLGTRLEKHEEYDNFFTKDEIDKLFDEIFSYYIDPQKCQACMTCVRRCPMDAIISAKGEVHIIDQDKCIRCGSCFEACPPRFGAITKITGEVPAPLPEGQRAIVKKGKE, encoded by the coding sequence ATGAGCGCAGGACTGAAATTTAAACCTAAAGTATTAGGTTTTGCATGTAACTGGTGAGCGTACGGAGCTGCTGACCTGGCTGGAGTTTCCAGACTGCAATATACAACTGAAATGAGACTTATCCGCGTCATGTGTTCCGGTAGAGTAGACATGGCATTTGTACTCAAAGCCTTCTCGAACGGAATAGACGGAGTATTTATAGGTGCTTGCCATTTGAATGAATGTAATTATATTACTCATGGCAATTACCAGGCTCTTAACATGGTGCTTTTATTGAAAAAAATAATGGAGCGCATCGGACTGAATCCTCAAAGATTGCGGATACAGTTTATGTCCGGTGCTGAAGCAAATGTTTTTGTCGAATCTACAAATGATTTTATAAAGAAGATAAAAGAGTTGGGACCTATCGGCAAGAGCGAAGGAATAGAGAAAAATGAATTAAACACAAGACTTGCACAGGTTAAAAAGTTAGTCCCCTATATCAAGATAGTAAAAAATGAAAAGCTTGGGACGCGTCTTGAAAAGCATGAAGAATATGACAACTTTTTCACCAAAGACGAGATCGACAAATTATTTGACGAAATATTCTCGTACTATATTGATCCGCAGAAGTGTCAGGCCTGTATGACCTGCGTTAGAAGATGTCCTATGGATGCGATTATAAGCGCCAAGGGCGAAGTCCATATTATAGATCAGGATAAATGCATAAGATGCGGAAGCTGCTTTGAAGCCTGCCCGCCGCGATTCGGTGCAATAACGAAGATTACAGGCGAAGTTCCGGCTCCTCTTCCTGAAGGACAGAGAGCGATAGTCAAAAAAGGTAAAGAATAA
- a CDS encoding (Fe-S)-binding protein has translation MSPVSAIGISGYVIFWVMFLIAIGLFAQRAYFLFRVMCLGKQENRFDNIGQRIINMFVEVIPQRCTLKSVTAKDLAGLGHAFMFWGFSFFLISYIVFIGLAEGFGLYPYLMNNDFETVYFSILDFAGLFVIIAIVWAAIRRFIVRPERLEMSVEAGVIMAMVFGLMAFHFIIESFKFAAEGETSGWPLLSKAIGGWLSGTGVSKEALLEVSHVAWWIHYALILAFAIYIPRSKHLHVLASAFNVFFRPIGPKVVIEPIPMEALEALENGDESVSLGASKIQDFKWKDMLDFYACAVCGRCHVNCPAHLSGKTLSPKEVIHDLKEHLLEVAPGLLAGNGKASGDAEASAESQGKSMIGDVVDEDKIWACTTCGACQEVCPVGIEHIRKIIQMRQYLVLVENKMPESAQLMLRNMQTRGNPWAGAQSLRLRGDWTNDMGLKILGECEDNPSTLLWVGCTGALIDRNVLATLSLAKVLKAAGVDFCVLGEAEACCGDPARRSGYEFQFQLSAEENIETLKNYNIKEVITSCPHCFNAFKNEYPAFGAEFKVVHYTEVIADLIKQGKLKLTNDVDSVIAYHDPCYLSRYNEIYQEPREVIQNMPKARFKEMERSKTTTFCCGGGGGHMWIEEQHGTTKINHMRMDEVIKTGVDTVATSCPYCLQMLEEGIEQKGVKDSLKAKDLIELVETAMKQS, from the coding sequence ATGTCGCCAGTTAGTGCGATTGGCATATCTGGTTATGTCATTTTTTGGGTCATGTTCTTGATTGCCATCGGTTTATTTGCACAAAGAGCTTATTTCCTCTTCCGCGTCATGTGCCTGGGGAAGCAGGAGAACCGCTTCGATAACATAGGACAGAGAATAATTAATATGTTCGTCGAAGTTATTCCTCAACGGTGTACTCTGAAAAGTGTTACCGCAAAAGACCTGGCAGGGCTCGGGCATGCCTTCATGTTCTGGGGATTCAGTTTTTTCTTAATCAGCTATATTGTTTTCATCGGTCTGGCAGAAGGTTTCGGCCTGTATCCGTATCTTATGAACAATGACTTTGAGACGGTTTATTTTTCTATTCTGGATTTTGCCGGATTATTCGTCATCATTGCTATAGTATGGGCAGCAATCAGGCGTTTTATAGTAAGACCGGAAAGACTGGAGATGAGCGTTGAGGCAGGTGTTATAATGGCTATGGTCTTCGGCCTTATGGCATTCCATTTTATAATAGAGAGCTTTAAATTTGCAGCCGAGGGAGAAACATCCGGATGGCCGCTTCTGTCAAAGGCAATCGGCGGCTGGTTGTCAGGTACAGGTGTTTCGAAAGAGGCACTGTTAGAGGTTTCCCATGTGGCATGGTGGATACACTATGCCTTGATCCTTGCCTTTGCAATTTATATCCCGCGTTCCAAGCACCTCCATGTTCTTGCCTCTGCTTTTAATGTTTTCTTCAGACCCATAGGACCTAAAGTGGTAATTGAGCCGATTCCTATGGAAGCTCTTGAAGCCCTTGAAAATGGTGACGAATCTGTGTCTCTGGGTGCATCGAAGATTCAGGATTTTAAATGGAAAGATATGCTCGATTTTTATGCCTGTGCAGTGTGCGGAAGATGCCATGTCAACTGCCCTGCCCATCTCAGCGGCAAAACCCTCTCGCCCAAAGAGGTTATTCATGACCTGAAAGAACATCTGCTGGAAGTAGCTCCGGGATTGCTTGCAGGGAATGGCAAGGCATCCGGCGATGCAGAAGCATCTGCGGAAAGCCAGGGTAAGAGTATGATCGGTGATGTGGTAGATGAAGATAAAATCTGGGCCTGTACCACCTGCGGCGCCTGCCAGGAGGTATGCCCGGTCGGTATAGAGCATATACGCAAGATAATACAAATGAGGCAATATCTCGTGTTGGTGGAAAACAAGATGCCGGAAAGCGCCCAGCTTATGCTCAGAAATATGCAGACAAGAGGTAATCCATGGGCCGGAGCCCAGTCGTTGAGGTTGAGAGGCGATTGGACAAATGACATGGGACTCAAAATATTAGGTGAATGCGAAGATAATCCCAGCACTCTGCTCTGGGTAGGCTGTACCGGGGCTCTTATTGACCGAAATGTCTTAGCTACTCTTTCCCTGGCAAAGGTGTTGAAAGCAGCCGGAGTTGATTTCTGCGTATTAGGTGAAGCAGAAGCCTGCTGCGGCGATCCTGCAAGAAGATCCGGCTATGAATTCCAGTTTCAGCTCTCAGCAGAAGAGAACATTGAAACGCTGAAAAACTACAATATTAAAGAAGTCATTACTTCCTGCCCTCACTGCTTTAATGCATTCAAGAATGAATATCCTGCATTCGGCGCTGAATTCAAAGTAGTTCACTATACCGAAGTGATTGCTGATTTGATAAAACAGGGCAAATTAAAACTTACCAATGATGTGGATTCTGTCATTGCCTATCATGACCCCTGCTATTTAAGCCGTTATAATGAGATTTATCAGGAACCGCGTGAGGTAATACAGAATATGCCGAAGGCCAGATTTAAAGAAATGGAACGTTCAAAAACCACTACCTTTTGCTGCGGCGGAGGCGGCGGACATATGTGGATAGAAGAACAGCATGGTACAACAAAGATTAATCATATGCGTATGGATGAAGTTATCAAGACCGGGGTTGATACGGTTGCGACTTCATGCCCCTATTGTCTGCAAATGCTCGAGGAGGGCATTGAACAGAAAGGTGTGAAAGATTCATTAAAGGCAAAAGACCTTATTGAATTGGTTGAAACGGCAATGAAGCAATCTTAA
- a CDS encoding electron transfer flavoprotein subunit beta/FixA family protein produces MNIIVCVKQVLDPEIPPAKFKIDPETKQVVPPAGVPPVISVYDERALEGACRLKDKNKGKITVLSVGSEKAADMIKNAIAMGADDGYVLSDPAFENLDSFGTAYVLSKAIQKIGEYDLVLCGRQAADWGAGQVGSILAEILGIPVITLACDIQAEGTNVKVKRIVSDGYEMVEAPMPSLVTVSSEIGLPRLPAGVRLMMAKKKQIPVWKAQDIGAEGAQLDKGNAHTEISSLTVPVRKTECEIVTGATPGEAAANLVSKLANLI; encoded by the coding sequence ATGAATATTATCGTTTGCGTTAAACAAGTACTTGATCCCGAGATACCACCGGCCAAATTCAAGATTGATCCTGAGACGAAACAGGTAGTGCCGCCTGCAGGAGTGCCCCCTGTAATCAGCGTTTATGATGAAAGAGCATTGGAAGGAGCATGCAGACTCAAGGATAAGAACAAAGGGAAGATAACCGTGTTAAGCGTGGGATCTGAAAAGGCTGCTGACATGATAAAAAATGCTATAGCTATGGGCGCTGATGACGGTTATGTTCTCAGTGATCCGGCTTTCGAAAACCTGGACAGCTTTGGTACTGCCTATGTTCTTTCAAAGGCTATACAGAAGATCGGTGAGTACGACCTTGTTTTGTGCGGCAGACAGGCCGCTGACTGGGGTGCCGGTCAGGTTGGCTCAATTCTGGCTGAAATACTCGGAATACCTGTCATTACTCTTGCTTGTGATATTCAGGCTGAAGGCACAAACGTCAAAGTTAAGAGGATAGTGAGCGATGGCTATGAAATGGTAGAAGCTCCTATGCCAAGCCTGGTTACCGTCAGCAGTGAGATTGGTCTGCCGCGTCTCCCTGCCGGAGTGCGTCTTATGATGGCCAAGAAAAAACAGATTCCGGTCTGGAAGGCGCAGGATATCGGCGCTGAAGGCGCACAATTGGATAAGGGCAACGCCCATACCGAGATTTCCAGTCTAACTGTACCGGTGCGTAAAACAGAATGTGAGATTGTTACCGGTGCTACACCTGGCGAAGCAGCTGCTAACCTGGTTTCGAAGCTTGCCAATCTGATATAA